The following are from one region of the Gambusia affinis linkage group LG02, SWU_Gaff_1.0, whole genome shotgun sequence genome:
- the usp47 gene encoding ubiquitin carboxyl-terminal hydrolase 47 isoform X2 — translation MEMVPSEENQFVPKEIHNAAEEPRVLCIIQDTTSAKTVNERLTFNLPASTTLSKLYEDVAHKAGYVNGSFDLTWGNTQNMAPLEHNSEMSLSDSSFEPDGKKNFLQLTDKDGEQPQIASDESGTADSSGLDDSSQERFIGPLQRDGSAGGSGDYSPSYSYSSILSKSETGYVGLVNQAMTCYLNSLLQTLFMTPEFRNALYNWEFEESEEDPITSIPYQLQRLFVLLQTSKKRAIETTDVTRSFGWDSSEAWQQHDVQELCRVMFDALEQKWKQTEQADLINQLYQGKLKDYVRCLECGYESWRIDTYLDIPLVIRPFGASQAYGSVEEALQAFIQPETLDGPNQYFCERCKKKCDARKGLRFLHFPYLLTLQLKRFDFDYTTMHRIKLNDRMTFPEELDMSPFIDVEDESLLTFELFSVMVHSGSAAGGHYYAYIKSFSDGQWYSFNDQHVSKITQDDIRKTYGGSSGSRGYYSSAFASSTNAYMLIYRLKDPSRNSRFLAVEDFPEHIKSLVQKEKESEEQEKRQREIERNTCKIKLFCVHPVKMMMESKLEVHKDKTLREATEMAYKLMDLDGVVPLDCCRLVKYDEFHEYLERSYEGEEDTPMGLLLGGVKSSYMFDLLLETRRPDQVFQPYKPGEVMVKVHVVDLKTETIALPISVRAYLNQSITEFKQLIAQATGLSAETMRVVLERCYNDLRLLYVPNKTLKAEGFFRSNKVFVESSELTDHQLPFTDSLLWKLLDRHGNTIRLFVLLPEQSPGTLASRTLCQKAGEDSDGPFEGSKGNRKSVEAILEESTEKLKNLSLQQQQGSSAGDSQKSSDTSDFEHIESPTQEADSNSSLCVAADSRELENRISGSSDTENQFVCEERSDSEVNNDRSTSSVDSDILSSSHSSDTLCNADSGPIQLANGLDSHSITSSRRSKAHEGKKETWDTAEEDSGTDSEYDDNGKRKAEAQYLYFRAEPYSQDDASWETHKCLVVHVDKRITLAAFKQNLEPYVGVPSSQFKVFRVYANNQEFESVRLNETLSSFSDDNKITIRLGRALKKGEYRVKVFQLLVNEPEPCKFLVDTVFAKGMTVRQSKEELLPQLKEQCKLDLSIDRVRLRKKTWKNPGTVFLDYHVYEEDISISSNWEVFLEVLDDSEKMKSMSQLAILTRKWNPATMKLGPFQEAILESSSVEELKEKLSEMSDIPLENLEFAKGRGTFPCDISVLEIHQDLDWNPKVSTLNVWPLYICDDGAVVFYRDNRDEPLELSEDERNELMKKESSRLLKTGHRVSYSPRKEKALKIYLDGGPVRDPGQD, via the exons ATGGAAATGGTGCCTAGCGAGGAGAACCAGTTCGTACCCAAAGAG ATACATAATGCAGCTGAGGAGCCCAGAGTGCTGTGCATAATTCAGGACACGACCAGCGCGAAGACGGTCAACGAGAGGCTGACCTTCAACCTGCCCGCTTCCACCACTCTCTCCAAACTTTACGAGGACGTTGCCCATAAAGCCGGATATGTGAATGGCTCTTTTGACCTCACCTGGGGGAATACTCAGAACATG GCACCGCTGGAGCATAACAGTGAGATGTCCCTCTCTGATTCTAGCTTTGAGCCTGACGGTAAGAAGAATTTTCTCCAGCTTACAGATAAAGATGGAGAGCAACCACAGATTGCCTCG GATGAGTCAGGAACAGCAGATAGCAGTGGGCTGGATGACAGTTCCCAGGAGCGGTTTATCGGCCCCCTGCAAAGAGACGGCAGCGCGGGCGGCAGCGGTGACTACAGTCCATCGTACTCCTACTCTTCCATCCTCAGCAAATCTGAGACAG GTTATGTTGGTTTGGTTAACCAAGCAATGACCTGCTATTTGAACAGTCTCCTCCAAACACTGTTTATGACTCCTGAGTTCAGAAATGCTCTCTACAA TTGGGAGTTTGAGGAGTCTGAGGAGGATCCCATCACCAGTATCCCCTACCAGCTGCAAAGGCTCTTTGTTCTGCTGCAAACCAGTAAGAAACGGGCGATTGAGACGACTGATGTAACCCGGAGCTTCGGGTGGGATAGCAGTGAGG cctGGCAGCAGCATGACGTCCAGGAACTGTGCAGGGTCATGTTCGATGCCCTGGAGCAGAAGTGGAAGCAGACAGAACAG GCTGATCTGATCAACCAGCTGTACCAGGGAAAGCTGAAGGATTATGTGCGTTGTTTAGAGTGTGGATATGAGAGCTGGAGGATCGACACTTACCTGGACATCCCTCTTGTGATCAGACCCTTTGGAGCCAGTCAGGCCTACGGAAGTGTG GAAGAAGCTTTGCAGGCATTCATCCAGCCAGAAACCTTGGACGGCCCCAACCAGTACTTCTGTGAGCGctgcaaaaagaaatgtgacGCCAGAAAG GGTCTGAGGTTTCTCCACTTCCCCTACCTGCTGACGCTGCAGctgaaaagatttgattttgattacaCCACTATGCATCGCATCAAGCTTAACGACCGCATGACTTTCCCCGAGGAGCTCGACATGAGCCCGTTCATCGATGTGGAAGATGAG AGCTTGCTGACCTTTGAGTTGTTCTCCGTCATGGTCCATTCGGGCAGCGCTGCGGGCGGACACTACTACGCCTACATCAAGTCCTTCAGTGATGGCCAGTGGTACAGTTTCAATGATCAGCACGTTAGCAAG ATCACCCAGGACGATATCAGGAAGACATATGGGGGGTCCTCAGGGAGCAGAGGCTATTATTCCAGTGCCTTTGCAAG TTCCACAAATGCTTACATGCTGATTTATAGATTGAAAGATCCCTCAAGGAATTCAA GGTTTTTAGCTGTGGAAGACTTCCCAGAGCACATAAAGAGTTTGGTTCAGAAGGAGAAGGAATCCGAAGAGCAAGAGAAGCGCCAGAGAGAAATCGAACGAAACACTTGCAag ATCAAACTCTTCTGTGTGCATCCTGTCAAAATGATGATGGAGAGCAAGTTGGAGGTTCATAAAGATAAAACTCTCAGAGAAGCAACAGAAATGGCCTACAAG TTGATGGATCTGGACGGAGTTGTGCCTCTGGACTGCTGTCGCTTGGTAAAGTATGACGAGTTCCATGAGTATCTGGAGCGGTCGTACGAAGGCGAGGAAGATACCCCCATGGGGCTCCTGCTTGGAGGTGTCAAGTCCTCGTACATGTTCGATTTGCTCCTTGAGACTCGCCGGCCTGATCAGGTCTTCCAGCCGTATAAACCTGGAG AGGTGATGGTGAAGGTCCATGTTGTTGATCTGAAGACTGAGACCATCGCCCTTCCAATCAGCGTGCGAGCGTACCTGAACCAGTCTATCACTGAATTCAAGCAGCTTATAGCTCag GCTACAGGTCTGTCTGCAGAAACGATGCGTGTGGTCTTGGAGCGGTGCTATAACGACCTCAGACTGCTCTACGTCCCAAACAAGACGCTAAAAGCCGAGGGTTTCTTCAGGAGTAACAAG GTTTTTGTGGAGAGCTCGGAGTTGACTGATCACCAGCTTCCTTTTACCGACTCGCTCTTGTGGAAACTGTTGGATCGCCACGGGAACACGATCCGCCTGTTTGTCTTGCTGCCTGAGCAATCTCCTGGCACCCTGGCCAGCAGAACTCTTTGTCAAAAAGCAGGAGAAGACTCTGACGGTCCCTTCGAAGGGTCGAAGGGCAACAGGAAATCTGTGGAAGCGATACTGGAGGAGAGCACAGAGAAGTTAAAGAACctgtctctgcagcagcagcagggctcCAGCGCCGGCGACAGCCAGAAAAGTTCCGACACCAGCGACTTTGAACACATCGAGTCGCCGACGCAAGAGGCGGACTCGAACTCTTCGCTGTGCGTGGCGGCAGACAGCAGGGAGCTGGAGAACCGGATATCCGGCTCCTCCGACACGGAGAACCAGTTTGTTTGCGAGGAGCGTTCAGACTCTGAGGTGAACAATGACCGTAGCACAAGCTCAGTGGACAGCGACATCCTGAGCTCCAGTCACAGCAGCGACACGCTGTGCAACGCGGACAGCGGCCCCATCCAGCTGGCCAACGGCCTGGATTCACACAGTATCACCAGCAGCCGGCGCTCCAAAGCCCACGAGGGCAAAAAGGAGACCTGGGACACTGCGGAGGAAGATTCTGGGACCGACAGCGAGTATGACGACAACGGGAAGAGAAAGGCAGAAGCTCAGTACCTGTACTTCAGAGCAGAGCCTTACTCTCAGGATGACGCTTCTTGGGAGACACACAAAT GTTTAGTGGTTCACGTGGACAAGAGAATAACTTTGGCAGCGTTCAAGCAGAACCTGGAGCCCTACGTCGGAGTCCCGTCGTCCCAGTTCAAGGTGTTTCGAGTTTACGCCAACAACCAGGAGTTTGAGAGCGTACGGCTCAACGAAACGCTCTCATCGTTCTCCGACGACAACAAG ATAACCATTCGACTGGGAAGAGCATTAAAAAAGGGTGAATACAGAGTCAAAGTGTTTCAGCTCCTCGTGAATGAACCAGAG ccttGTAAGTTTTTAGTGGACACGGTGTTTGCTAAGGGCATGACTGTAAGACAGTCCAAAGAGGAGCTGCTTCCTCAGTTGAAAGAGCAGTGCAAGCTCGACCTCAGCATCGACAG GGTTCGTCTCAGGAAAAAGACGTGGAAGAATCCAGGAACGGTGTTTTTGGATTACCACGTTTACGAGGAAGACATCAGCATTTCCTCAAACTGGGAGGTTTTCCTGGAAGTCTtggatg ATTCAGAGAAGATGAAGTCCATGTCGCAGCTGGCCATTTTGACCCGGAAGTGGAACCCAGCTACTATGAAGCTGGGACCTTTCCAGGAAGCCATTCTGGAGAGCAGCAGTGTGGAAGAACTAAAGGAAAAG CTCAGTGAAATGAGTGATATTCCCCTGGAGAACTTGGAATTTGCAAAG GGCAGGGGAACGTTTCCATGTGATATATCCGTGTTGGAAATCCATCAGGATTTGGACTGGAACCCAAAAGTTTCGACTCTGAATGTGTGGCCCCTGTACATCTGTGACGATGGAGCCGTGGTCTTCTACAG GGACAACAGAGACGAACCTCTGGAGCTGTCGGAGGACGAGCGCAACGAGCTGATGAAGAAGGAAAGCAGCCGCCTGCTGAAGACGGGACACCGCGTCAGCTACTCGCCACGCAAAGAGAAGGCCCTCAAGATCTACCTGGACGGCGGCCCCGTGAGGGACCCGGGGCAGGACTGA
- the usp47 gene encoding ubiquitin carboxyl-terminal hydrolase 47 isoform X1: MEMVPSEENQFVPKEIHNAAEEPRVLCIIQDTTSAKTVNERLTFNLPASTTLSKLYEDVAHKAGYVNGSFDLTWGNTQNMAPLEHNSEMSLSDSSFEPDGKKNFLQLTDKDGEQPQIASDESGTADSSGLDDSSQERFIGPLQRDGSAGGSGDYSPSYSYSSILSKSETGYVGLVNQAMTCYLNSLLQTLFMTPEFRNALYNWEFEESEEDPITSIPYQLQRLFVLLQTSKKRAIETTDVTRSFGWDSSEAWQQHDVQELCRVMFDALEQKWKQTEQADLINQLYQGKLKDYVRCLECGYESWRIDTYLDIPLVIRPFGASQAYGSVEEALQAFIQPETLDGPNQYFCERCKKKCDARKGLRFLHFPYLLTLQLKRFDFDYTTMHRIKLNDRMTFPEELDMSPFIDVEDEKSPQTESCTDSGAENEGSCHSDQMSNDFSTDDCVDEGICLDSTSSTERALKPKSLLTFELFSVMVHSGSAAGGHYYAYIKSFSDGQWYSFNDQHVSKITQDDIRKTYGGSSGSRGYYSSAFASSTNAYMLIYRLKDPSRNSRFLAVEDFPEHIKSLVQKEKESEEQEKRQREIERNTCKIKLFCVHPVKMMMESKLEVHKDKTLREATEMAYKLMDLDGVVPLDCCRLVKYDEFHEYLERSYEGEEDTPMGLLLGGVKSSYMFDLLLETRRPDQVFQPYKPGEVMVKVHVVDLKTETIALPISVRAYLNQSITEFKQLIAQATGLSAETMRVVLERCYNDLRLLYVPNKTLKAEGFFRSNKVFVESSELTDHQLPFTDSLLWKLLDRHGNTIRLFVLLPEQSPGTLASRTLCQKAGEDSDGPFEGSKGNRKSVEAILEESTEKLKNLSLQQQQGSSAGDSQKSSDTSDFEHIESPTQEADSNSSLCVAADSRELENRISGSSDTENQFVCEERSDSEVNNDRSTSSVDSDILSSSHSSDTLCNADSGPIQLANGLDSHSITSSRRSKAHEGKKETWDTAEEDSGTDSEYDDNGKRKAEAQYLYFRAEPYSQDDASWETHKCLVVHVDKRITLAAFKQNLEPYVGVPSSQFKVFRVYANNQEFESVRLNETLSSFSDDNKITIRLGRALKKGEYRVKVFQLLVNEPEPCKFLVDTVFAKGMTVRQSKEELLPQLKEQCKLDLSIDRVRLRKKTWKNPGTVFLDYHVYEEDISISSNWEVFLEVLDDSEKMKSMSQLAILTRKWNPATMKLGPFQEAILESSSVEELKEKLSEMSDIPLENLEFAKGRGTFPCDISVLEIHQDLDWNPKVSTLNVWPLYICDDGAVVFYRDNRDEPLELSEDERNELMKKESSRLLKTGHRVSYSPRKEKALKIYLDGGPVRDPGQD, translated from the exons ATGGAAATGGTGCCTAGCGAGGAGAACCAGTTCGTACCCAAAGAG ATACATAATGCAGCTGAGGAGCCCAGAGTGCTGTGCATAATTCAGGACACGACCAGCGCGAAGACGGTCAACGAGAGGCTGACCTTCAACCTGCCCGCTTCCACCACTCTCTCCAAACTTTACGAGGACGTTGCCCATAAAGCCGGATATGTGAATGGCTCTTTTGACCTCACCTGGGGGAATACTCAGAACATG GCACCGCTGGAGCATAACAGTGAGATGTCCCTCTCTGATTCTAGCTTTGAGCCTGACGGTAAGAAGAATTTTCTCCAGCTTACAGATAAAGATGGAGAGCAACCACAGATTGCCTCG GATGAGTCAGGAACAGCAGATAGCAGTGGGCTGGATGACAGTTCCCAGGAGCGGTTTATCGGCCCCCTGCAAAGAGACGGCAGCGCGGGCGGCAGCGGTGACTACAGTCCATCGTACTCCTACTCTTCCATCCTCAGCAAATCTGAGACAG GTTATGTTGGTTTGGTTAACCAAGCAATGACCTGCTATTTGAACAGTCTCCTCCAAACACTGTTTATGACTCCTGAGTTCAGAAATGCTCTCTACAA TTGGGAGTTTGAGGAGTCTGAGGAGGATCCCATCACCAGTATCCCCTACCAGCTGCAAAGGCTCTTTGTTCTGCTGCAAACCAGTAAGAAACGGGCGATTGAGACGACTGATGTAACCCGGAGCTTCGGGTGGGATAGCAGTGAGG cctGGCAGCAGCATGACGTCCAGGAACTGTGCAGGGTCATGTTCGATGCCCTGGAGCAGAAGTGGAAGCAGACAGAACAG GCTGATCTGATCAACCAGCTGTACCAGGGAAAGCTGAAGGATTATGTGCGTTGTTTAGAGTGTGGATATGAGAGCTGGAGGATCGACACTTACCTGGACATCCCTCTTGTGATCAGACCCTTTGGAGCCAGTCAGGCCTACGGAAGTGTG GAAGAAGCTTTGCAGGCATTCATCCAGCCAGAAACCTTGGACGGCCCCAACCAGTACTTCTGTGAGCGctgcaaaaagaaatgtgacGCCAGAAAG GGTCTGAGGTTTCTCCACTTCCCCTACCTGCTGACGCTGCAGctgaaaagatttgattttgattacaCCACTATGCATCGCATCAAGCTTAACGACCGCATGACTTTCCCCGAGGAGCTCGACATGAGCCCGTTCATCGATGTGGAAGATGAG aagtCGCCTCAGACAGAGAGCTGCACTGATAGCGGAGCAGAGAATGAAGGCAGTTGCCACAGTGACCAAATGAGCAATGATTTTTCCACTGATGACTGTGTGGATGAGGGCATCTGCTTGGACAGCACCAGTAGCACAGAAAGGGCATTGAAGCCAAAG AGCTTGCTGACCTTTGAGTTGTTCTCCGTCATGGTCCATTCGGGCAGCGCTGCGGGCGGACACTACTACGCCTACATCAAGTCCTTCAGTGATGGCCAGTGGTACAGTTTCAATGATCAGCACGTTAGCAAG ATCACCCAGGACGATATCAGGAAGACATATGGGGGGTCCTCAGGGAGCAGAGGCTATTATTCCAGTGCCTTTGCAAG TTCCACAAATGCTTACATGCTGATTTATAGATTGAAAGATCCCTCAAGGAATTCAA GGTTTTTAGCTGTGGAAGACTTCCCAGAGCACATAAAGAGTTTGGTTCAGAAGGAGAAGGAATCCGAAGAGCAAGAGAAGCGCCAGAGAGAAATCGAACGAAACACTTGCAag ATCAAACTCTTCTGTGTGCATCCTGTCAAAATGATGATGGAGAGCAAGTTGGAGGTTCATAAAGATAAAACTCTCAGAGAAGCAACAGAAATGGCCTACAAG TTGATGGATCTGGACGGAGTTGTGCCTCTGGACTGCTGTCGCTTGGTAAAGTATGACGAGTTCCATGAGTATCTGGAGCGGTCGTACGAAGGCGAGGAAGATACCCCCATGGGGCTCCTGCTTGGAGGTGTCAAGTCCTCGTACATGTTCGATTTGCTCCTTGAGACTCGCCGGCCTGATCAGGTCTTCCAGCCGTATAAACCTGGAG AGGTGATGGTGAAGGTCCATGTTGTTGATCTGAAGACTGAGACCATCGCCCTTCCAATCAGCGTGCGAGCGTACCTGAACCAGTCTATCACTGAATTCAAGCAGCTTATAGCTCag GCTACAGGTCTGTCTGCAGAAACGATGCGTGTGGTCTTGGAGCGGTGCTATAACGACCTCAGACTGCTCTACGTCCCAAACAAGACGCTAAAAGCCGAGGGTTTCTTCAGGAGTAACAAG GTTTTTGTGGAGAGCTCGGAGTTGACTGATCACCAGCTTCCTTTTACCGACTCGCTCTTGTGGAAACTGTTGGATCGCCACGGGAACACGATCCGCCTGTTTGTCTTGCTGCCTGAGCAATCTCCTGGCACCCTGGCCAGCAGAACTCTTTGTCAAAAAGCAGGAGAAGACTCTGACGGTCCCTTCGAAGGGTCGAAGGGCAACAGGAAATCTGTGGAAGCGATACTGGAGGAGAGCACAGAGAAGTTAAAGAACctgtctctgcagcagcagcagggctcCAGCGCCGGCGACAGCCAGAAAAGTTCCGACACCAGCGACTTTGAACACATCGAGTCGCCGACGCAAGAGGCGGACTCGAACTCTTCGCTGTGCGTGGCGGCAGACAGCAGGGAGCTGGAGAACCGGATATCCGGCTCCTCCGACACGGAGAACCAGTTTGTTTGCGAGGAGCGTTCAGACTCTGAGGTGAACAATGACCGTAGCACAAGCTCAGTGGACAGCGACATCCTGAGCTCCAGTCACAGCAGCGACACGCTGTGCAACGCGGACAGCGGCCCCATCCAGCTGGCCAACGGCCTGGATTCACACAGTATCACCAGCAGCCGGCGCTCCAAAGCCCACGAGGGCAAAAAGGAGACCTGGGACACTGCGGAGGAAGATTCTGGGACCGACAGCGAGTATGACGACAACGGGAAGAGAAAGGCAGAAGCTCAGTACCTGTACTTCAGAGCAGAGCCTTACTCTCAGGATGACGCTTCTTGGGAGACACACAAAT GTTTAGTGGTTCACGTGGACAAGAGAATAACTTTGGCAGCGTTCAAGCAGAACCTGGAGCCCTACGTCGGAGTCCCGTCGTCCCAGTTCAAGGTGTTTCGAGTTTACGCCAACAACCAGGAGTTTGAGAGCGTACGGCTCAACGAAACGCTCTCATCGTTCTCCGACGACAACAAG ATAACCATTCGACTGGGAAGAGCATTAAAAAAGGGTGAATACAGAGTCAAAGTGTTTCAGCTCCTCGTGAATGAACCAGAG ccttGTAAGTTTTTAGTGGACACGGTGTTTGCTAAGGGCATGACTGTAAGACAGTCCAAAGAGGAGCTGCTTCCTCAGTTGAAAGAGCAGTGCAAGCTCGACCTCAGCATCGACAG GGTTCGTCTCAGGAAAAAGACGTGGAAGAATCCAGGAACGGTGTTTTTGGATTACCACGTTTACGAGGAAGACATCAGCATTTCCTCAAACTGGGAGGTTTTCCTGGAAGTCTtggatg ATTCAGAGAAGATGAAGTCCATGTCGCAGCTGGCCATTTTGACCCGGAAGTGGAACCCAGCTACTATGAAGCTGGGACCTTTCCAGGAAGCCATTCTGGAGAGCAGCAGTGTGGAAGAACTAAAGGAAAAG CTCAGTGAAATGAGTGATATTCCCCTGGAGAACTTGGAATTTGCAAAG GGCAGGGGAACGTTTCCATGTGATATATCCGTGTTGGAAATCCATCAGGATTTGGACTGGAACCCAAAAGTTTCGACTCTGAATGTGTGGCCCCTGTACATCTGTGACGATGGAGCCGTGGTCTTCTACAG GGACAACAGAGACGAACCTCTGGAGCTGTCGGAGGACGAGCGCAACGAGCTGATGAAGAAGGAAAGCAGCCGCCTGCTGAAGACGGGACACCGCGTCAGCTACTCGCCACGCAAAGAGAAGGCCCTCAAGATCTACCTGGACGGCGGCCCCGTGAGGGACCCGGGGCAGGACTGA